The following proteins are co-located in the Ascochyta rabiei chromosome 8, complete sequence genome:
- a CDS encoding Tyrosinase has product MYFLLASAALATSCSALTLPWGSRATVSGLLPPLPLDHFDTPKYARPLSLEEALSGANASVTTILDLQDAKNKFPPLVIPTNLKLPGSAHDLAEALEGFQKRQSTCSNVRVRTEWDNYSNSDRQAYIDSIKCMMKKPPSGQFSVSRNRYDDLVGLHQTLTPNVHGNAKFLLWHRYFVWTFEQLLRDECGFDRELPWFDETRYAGRFADSSIFSPQWYGSIKVGGQCVTDGQFANLAINYGPGTGNTPHCLARNNDDSQTANTGNAIVDACNSRSTYADMASCAEGGAHAWGHNGIGAVMKDVYASPADPVFFLHHGFIDRNFRIWQNNGGNQRMTTVGGTDAAGRALTLDTKINVYDFRPDVRIGDILDTTGPALCYKYNY; this is encoded by the exons ATGTACTTTCTACTTGCCTCTGCTGCACTTGCTACTTCTTGTAGCGCCTTAACCCTTCCCTGGGGTTCACGAGCAACCGTCTCGGGCTTGCTTCCGCCACTCCCTCTCGACCACTTCGATACCCCCAAATACGCGCGGCCGCTGTCCCTTGAAGAGGCCTTGTCAGGCGCAAATGCCTCCGTCACCACCATTTTGGATCTCCAAGACGCTAAGAACAAGTTTCCTCCGCTTGTGATACCCACCAACTTGAAATTGCCAGGTTCAGCGCATGATCTGGCTGAAGCTCTAGAAGGTTTCCAGAAGAGACAGTCTACCTGCTCGAACGTTCGCGTCCGTACCGAATGGGACAATTATTCAAACAGTGATCGACAAGCGTACATCGATTCTATAAAATGTATGATGAAGAAGCCTCCGTCAGGACAATTCAGTGTATCCAGAAACCGCTACGATGATCTCGTTGGGCTTCACCAGACGCTCACTCCAAACGTTCATGGTAATGCCAAGTTCCTCCTATGGCACAGATACTTTGTGTGGACATTTGAACAGCTTCTCCGGGACGAGTGCGGCTTTGATCGCGAACTACCATGGTTTGATGAGACTCGCTATGCGGGTCGGTTCGCGGACTCATCAATCTTCAGCCCTCAGTGGTATGGAAGCATCAAAGTCGGTGGACAGTGTGTCACGGATGGC CAATTTGCCAATCTTGCCATCAACTATGGACCAGGCACCGGCAACACGCCGCATTGCTTAGCGCGAAACAACGATGATTCCCAGACGGCAAACACCGGCAATGCTATCGTCGACGCGTGCAACAGCCGCAGTACTTATGCTGATATGGCTTCGTGCGCTGAAGGTGGTGCTCATGCATGGGGCCACAACGGTATTGGAGCTGTCATGAAGGATGTGTATGCATCTCCCGCCGACCCGGTCTTCTTTTTG CACCATGGTTTCATCGATCGCAACTTCCGCATCTGGCAGAACAATGGAGGCAATCAGCGTATGACTACTGTCGGGGGCACTGACGCCGCTGGACGTGCCCTTACTCTTGATACCAAGATCAATGTGTATGACTTCCGCCCTGATGTGCGCATCGGAGACATCCTCGACACGACAGGGCCGGCACTGTGCTAcaagtacaactactag
- a CDS encoding Cytoplasmic GTPase/eEF2-like protein (ribosomal biogenesis) → MPTIPSDQLVKLQQQAEGIRNICILAHVDHGKTSLTDALIATNGIISPKLAGKIRYLDSRPDEQLRGITMESSAISLYFSLLRRSAPDAQPERKEFLINLIDSPGHIDFSYEVSTASRLCDGAIVLVDAVEGVCSQTVTVLRQAWIEKLKPLLVINKMDRLITEWKMTPADAHTHLNKLVEQVNAVMGSFYQGERMEDDLRWREKMEERLNAAAAEKTNTTPSAVAEAGDSIDTTTTPAEYEEKDDEDIYFAPEKNNVIFASAIDGWAFTVKQFASLYERKLGIKRSVLEKVLWGDYFLDPKTKRVLSSKHLKGRHLKPMFVQLVLENIWAIYDATTGGNNGKGDPAMVEKITKSLNITLPPHVLRSRDPRAILTALFAAWLPLSTALLVSVTEYLPSPTKAQAERMPEIIDTSVGADHVAPEVRKAITHFDTSKDAPVVAYVSKMFSVPESELPQHKRRAGALTAEEARDLGRKKRAELARQQAIAHGETSDLGNSTDALSSTAIGEDEANAEEAAPTDEKAEHLIGFARIYSGTLSVGDEVYVLGPKFSPANPHAEPAPKKVTVTALYLMMGRGLESLTSVPAGVVFGIGGLEGQMLKSGTLCSQLPGSLNLAGVTMGSEPIVRVALEPENPYDLDKMINGLKLLVQSDPCAEYEQLPSGEHVVLTAGELHLERCLKDLEERFAKCKIQAGEPIVPYRESTVAAAEMNPPKNPELGRGVVVSATANKQLSVRLQVRPLPPSVTEFLSKNAGSIKRLNSERKAQETQHSDEQTAAEVEGAEQDGMQEAEQREMGQTLSPVEFKKQLKDAFAEAKKEREIWTEDVIDKITAFGPRNRGPNMLIDTTSAGICGKALVDTADTDDTTERASTARSFASTIIYAFQLATAQGPCCAEPVQGLAVFLQDVTLDESTAETDHHRLTGEVIKAVRSAIHAGFLDWSPRMLLAMYSCEIQASTDVLGRVYAVLTRRRGTILSETMSSSAASTTGNQTFTISALLPVAESFGFSDEIRKRSSGSASPQLRFAGFEMLDEDPFWVPFTEDELEDLGELADRENVAKRYVDRVRRRKGLLVKEVKVEAEKQKTLKR, encoded by the exons ATGCCGACCATCCCCTCCGACCAGCTCGTCAAGCTGCAGCAGCAGGCCGAGGGCATCAGGAAT ATCTGCATCCTCGCCCACGTCGACCATGGCAAGACGTCGCTCACCGACGCCCTCATCGCCACCAACGGCATCATCTCCCCCAAGCTCGCCGGCAAGATCAGATACCTCGACTCGCGCCCAGATGAACAGCTCCGCGGCATCACCATGGAGTCGTCGGCCATCTCGCTGTACTTCTCCCTGCTGCGCCGCTCGGCCCCCGACGCTCAGCCCGAGAGGAAGGAGTTCCTCATCAACCTCATCGACTCGCCCGGACACATCGACTTCAGCTACGAAGTCTCCACAGCCTCGCGTCTCTGTGACGGCGCCATCGTGCTCGTCGACGCCGTCGAAGGCGTCTGCAGTCAGACCGTCACCGTCCTGCGCCAGGCGTGGATAGAAAAGCTCAAGCCCCTGCTCGTCATTAACAAAATGGACAGGCTCATCACAGAATGGAAGATGACCCCAGCTGACGCCCACACACACTTGAACAAACTCGTAGAACAGGTAAACGCCGTCATGGGCAGCTTCTACCAAGGCGAGCGCATGGAGGACGACCTGCGCTGGCGTGAGAAGATGGAGGAGAGGCTCAACGCCGCTGCCGCCGAGAAGACAAACACCACACCATCTGCAGTAGCAGAGGCCGGTGACAGTATagacaccaccaccacacccGCCGAGTACGAGGAGAAGGATGACGAGGACATCTACTTTGCTCCTGAAAAGAACAACGTCATCTTCGCCAGTGCCATCGACGGCTGGGCCTTCACAGTGAAGCAGTTCGCCAGCCTCTACGAGCGCAAGCTCGGCATCAAGCGCTCCGTACTCGAAAAGGTGCTGTGGGGCGACTACTTCCTCGACCCCAAAACGAAGCGAGTCCTCAGCTCCAAGCATCTCAAAGGGCGTCACTTGAAGCCCATGTTTGTGCAGCTGGTGCTCGAGAACATATGGGCCATCTACGATGCCACTACGGGAGGTAACAACGGGAAGGG AGACCCCGCCATGGTCGAAAAGATTACAAAGTCTCTCAACATCACCCTCCCACCACACGTCTTGCGGTCGCGCGACCCACGTGCCATATTGACTGCGCTCTTCGCCGCATGGCTACCACTGTCGACCGCCCTGCTGGTCTCAGTCACCGAGTATCTCCCATCGCCTACCAAAGCCCAAGCGGAGAGGATGCCCGAGATCATTGACACATCGGTGGGCGCCGACCATGTCGCCCCTGAAGTGCGAAAGGCCATCACCCACTTCGACACCTCCAAAGACGCGCCGGTTGTGGCCTACGTCAGTAAAATGTTCTCCGTCCCGGAAAGCGAACTACCACAGCACAAGCGAAGAGCAGGCGCGCTCACTGCCGAAGAGGCGCGTGATCTTGGACGCAAGAAGCGCGCAGAACTCGCCCGACAGCAGGCCATCGCCCATGGCGAGACTTCAGATCTGGGAAACAGTACAGACGCACTCAGCTCCACCGCCATCGGCGAAGACGAAGCCAATGCTGAAGAGGCAGCGCCTACGGATGAGAAGGCCGAGCACTTGATCGGTTTTGCCCGCATCTACTCCGGCACGCTCAGCGTCGGTGACGAGGTCTATGTGCTGGGCCCCAAGTTCTCTCCAGCGAACCCACACGCAGAGCCCGCGCCGAAGAAGGTTACCGTCACTGCGCTGTACCTCATGATGGGACGTGGCTTGGAGTCTCTGACTTCAGTGCCCGCCGGCGTGGTGTTTGGCATTGGTGGTCTCGAAGGACAAATGCTCAAGTCGGGAACGCTTTGCTCGCAGCTGCCAGGCTCTCTCAACCTGGCTGGTGTGACGATGGGCTCCGAGCCCATCGTCCGTGTCGCCTTGGAGCCGGAGAACCCTTACGATCTCGACAAGATGATCAACGGCTTGAAACTACTGGTGCAGTCTGATCCGTGTGCCGAGTACGAACAGCTGCCCAGCGGTGAGCACGTCGTCCTGACAGCGGGCGAGCTGCATCTTGAGCGATGTCTGAAGGACCTCGAAGAGCGCTTCGCCAAGTGCAAGATCCAAGCTGGCGAACCAATCGTCCCCTACCGAGAGTCGACTGTCGCCGCAGCCGAAATGAACCCTCCCAAGAATCCAGAACTCGGCCGTGGTGTGGTGGTGAGCGCAACAGCGAACAAGCAGCTATCGGTGCGTCTGCAGGTCCGCCCGCTGCCGCCCAGTGTTACGGAGTTCTTGAGCAAGAACGCTGGGTCGATCAAGAGGCTGAACTCTGAACGCAAGGCGCAAGAGACGCAGCACTCGGACGAGCAGACAGCCGCTGAGGTGGAGGGCGCTGAGCAGGACGGTATGCAGGAGGCCGAGCAGCGCGAGATGGGTCAGACGCTCAGCCCAGTGGAGTTCAAGAAACAGCTCAAGGACGCTTTTGCTGAAGCCAAGAAAGAGCGGGAGATCTGGACAGAAGACGTGATTGACAAAATCACTGCGTTTGGACCGCGCAACAGAGGGCCAAACATGCTGATTGACACCACCAGCGCAGGCATCTGTGGCAAAGC TCTTGTCGATACCGCCGATACCGACGACACAACAGAGCGCGCGTCCACTGCGCGCTCCTTCGCCTCAACCATCATCTATGCCTTCCAGCTCGCCACGGCACAAGGTCCCTGCTGCGCTGAGCCCGTCCAAGGCCTCGCCGTCTTCCTGCAGGACGTGACCCTCGACGAGTCCACAGCCGAGACCGACCACCACCGCCTCACGGGCGAAGTCATCAAAGCCGTGCGCTCAGCCATCCACGCTGGCTTCCTCGACTGGTCCCCACGCATGCTACTCGCCATGTACTCCTGCGAGATCCAAGCTTCAACCGACGTACTCGGACGCGTCTACGCCGTGCTAACCCGACGCCGCGGCACCATCCTCTCCGAAACCATGTCCTCGTCCGCCGCCTCGACAACCGGCAACCAAACCTTCACCATCAGCGCGCTCCTCCCTGTCGCCGAGTCCTTTGGCTTTTCTGACGAAATCCGCAAGCGCTCCTCCGGCTCCGCATCCCCACAGCTGCGCTTCGCCGGCTTCGAAATGCTCGACGAAGACCCCTTCTGGGTTCCCTTCACCGAGGACGAACTCGAGGACTTGGGTGAGCTTGCGGATCGCGAGAATGTCGCCAAGCGCTATGTCGATCGCGTGAGGCGCAGGAAGGGTCTGCTCGTCAAAGAAGTCAAGGTCGAGGCTGAGAAGCAGAAGACGCTTAAGCGGTGA
- a CDS encoding Tyrosinase, giving the protein MYFLLASAALATSCSALTLPWGSRATVSGLLPPLPLDHFDTPKYARPLSLEEALSGANASVTTILDLQDAKNKFPPLVIPTNLKLPGSAHDLAEALEGFQKRQSTCSNVRVRTEWDNYSNSDRQAYIDSIKCMMKKPPSGQFSVSRNRYDDLVGLHQTLTPNVHGNAKFLLWHRYFVWTFEQLLRDECGFDRELPWFDETRYAGRFADSSIFSPQWYGSIKVGGQCVTDGQFANLAINYGPGTGNTPHCLARNNDDSQTANTGNAIVDACNSRSTYADMASCAEGGAHAWGHNGIGAVMKDVYASPADPVFFLVCKRYDCRDSANQTIAPWFHRSQLPHLAEQWRQSAYDYCRGH; this is encoded by the exons ATGTACTTTCTACTTGCCTCTGCTGCACTTGCTACTTCTTGTAGCGCCTTAACCCTTCCCTGGGGTTCACGAGCAACCGTCTCGGGCTTGCTTCCGCCACTCCCTCTCGACCACTTCGATACCCCCAAATACGCGCGGCCGCTGTCCCTTGAAGAGGCCTTGTCAGGCGCAAATGCCTCCGTCACCACCATTTTGGATCTCCAAGACGCTAAGAACAAGTTTCCTCCGCTTGTGATACCCACCAACTTGAAATTGCCAGGTTCAGCGCATGATCTGGCTGAAGCTCTAGAAGGTTTCCAGAAGAGACAGTCTACCTGCTCGAACGTTCGCGTCCGTACCGAATGGGACAATTATTCAAACAGTGATCGACAAGCGTACATCGATTCTATAAAATGTATGATGAAGAAGCCTCCGTCAGGACAATTCAGTGTATCCAGAAACCGCTACGATGATCTCGTTGGGCTTCACCAGACGCTCACTCCAAACGTTCATGGTAATGCCAAGTTCCTCCTATGGCACAGATACTTTGTGTGGACATTTGAACAGCTTCTCCGGGACGAGTGCGGCTTTGATCGCGAACTACCATGGTTTGATGAGACTCGCTATGCGGGTCGGTTCGCGGACTCATCAATCTTCAGCCCTCAGTGGTATGGAAGCATCAAAGTCGGTGGACAGTGTGTCACGGATGGC CAATTTGCCAATCTTGCCATCAACTATGGACCAGGCACCGGCAACACGCCGCATTGCTTAGCGCGAAACAACGATGATTCCCAGACGGCAAACACCGGCAATGCTATCGTCGACGCGTGCAACAGCCGCAGTACTTATGCTGATATGGCTTCGTGCGCTGAAGGTGGTGCTCATGCATGGGGCCACAACGGTATTGGAGCTGTCATGAAGGATGTGTATGCATCTCCCGCCGACCCGGTCTTCTTTTTGGTATGTAAACGCTACGACTGCCGAGATTCCGCTAATCAGACAATAGCACCATGGTTTCATCGATCGCAACTTCCGCATCTGGCAGAACAATGGAGGCAATCAGCGTATGACTACTGTCGGGGGCACTGA
- a CDS encoding Cytoplasmic GTPase/eEF2-like protein (ribosomal biogenesis), variant 2 produces MSVSTSEPPPPLSTTLTPPTQICILAHVDHGKTSLTDALIATNGIISPKLAGKIRYLDSRPDEQLRGITMESSAISLYFSLLRRSAPDAQPERKEFLINLIDSPGHIDFSYEVSTASRLCDGAIVLVDAVEGVCSQTVTVLRQAWIEKLKPLLVINKMDRLITEWKMTPADAHTHLNKLVEQVNAVMGSFYQGERMEDDLRWREKMEERLNAAAAEKTNTTPSAVAEAGDSIDTTTTPAEYEEKDDEDIYFAPEKNNVIFASAIDGWAFTVKQFASLYERKLGIKRSVLEKVLWGDYFLDPKTKRVLSSKHLKGRHLKPMFVQLVLENIWAIYDATTGGNNGKGDPAMVEKITKSLNITLPPHVLRSRDPRAILTALFAAWLPLSTALLVSVTEYLPSPTKAQAERMPEIIDTSVGADHVAPEVRKAITHFDTSKDAPVVAYVSKMFSVPESELPQHKRRAGALTAEEARDLGRKKRAELARQQAIAHGETSDLGNSTDALSSTAIGEDEANAEEAAPTDEKAEHLIGFARIYSGTLSVGDEVYVLGPKFSPANPHAEPAPKKVTVTALYLMMGRGLESLTSVPAGVVFGIGGLEGQMLKSGTLCSQLPGSLNLAGVTMGSEPIVRVALEPENPYDLDKMINGLKLLVQSDPCAEYEQLPSGEHVVLTAGELHLERCLKDLEERFAKCKIQAGEPIVPYRESTVAAAEMNPPKNPELGRGVVVSATANKQLSVRLQVRPLPPSVTEFLSKNAGSIKRLNSERKAQETQHSDEQTAAEVEGAEQDGMQEAEQREMGQTLSPVEFKKQLKDAFAEAKKEREIWTEDVIDKITAFGPRNRGPNMLIDTTSAGICGKALVDTADTDDTTERASTARSFASTIIYAFQLATAQGPCCAEPVQGLAVFLQDVTLDESTAETDHHRLTGEVIKAVRSAIHAGFLDWSPRMLLAMYSCEIQASTDVLGRVYAVLTRRRGTILSETMSSSAASTTGNQTFTISALLPVAESFGFSDEIRKRSSGSASPQLRFAGFEMLDEDPFWVPFTEDELEDLGELADRENVAKRYVDRVRRRKGLLVKEVKVEAEKQKTLKR; encoded by the exons ATGTCAGTCTCCACCTCTgaaccccccccccctctcTCCACCACCCTCACACCCCCCACCCAGATCTGCATCCTCGCCCACGTCGACCATGGCAAGACGTCGCTCACCGACGCCCTCATCGCCACCAACGGCATCATCTCCCCCAAGCTCGCCGGCAAGATCAGATACCTCGACTCGCGCCCAGATGAACAGCTCCGCGGCATCACCATGGAGTCGTCGGCCATCTCGCTGTACTTCTCCCTGCTGCGCCGCTCGGCCCCCGACGCTCAGCCCGAGAGGAAGGAGTTCCTCATCAACCTCATCGACTCGCCCGGACACATCGACTTCAGCTACGAAGTCTCCACAGCCTCGCGTCTCTGTGACGGCGCCATCGTGCTCGTCGACGCCGTCGAAGGCGTCTGCAGTCAGACCGTCACCGTCCTGCGCCAGGCGTGGATAGAAAAGCTCAAGCCCCTGCTCGTCATTAACAAAATGGACAGGCTCATCACAGAATGGAAGATGACCCCAGCTGACGCCCACACACACTTGAACAAACTCGTAGAACAGGTAAACGCCGTCATGGGCAGCTTCTACCAAGGCGAGCGCATGGAGGACGACCTGCGCTGGCGTGAGAAGATGGAGGAGAGGCTCAACGCCGCTGCCGCCGAGAAGACAAACACCACACCATCTGCAGTAGCAGAGGCCGGTGACAGTATagacaccaccaccacacccGCCGAGTACGAGGAGAAGGATGACGAGGACATCTACTTTGCTCCTGAAAAGAACAACGTCATCTTCGCCAGTGCCATCGACGGCTGGGCCTTCACAGTGAAGCAGTTCGCCAGCCTCTACGAGCGCAAGCTCGGCATCAAGCGCTCCGTACTCGAAAAGGTGCTGTGGGGCGACTACTTCCTCGACCCCAAAACGAAGCGAGTCCTCAGCTCCAAGCATCTCAAAGGGCGTCACTTGAAGCCCATGTTTGTGCAGCTGGTGCTCGAGAACATATGGGCCATCTACGATGCCACTACGGGAGGTAACAACGGGAAGGG AGACCCCGCCATGGTCGAAAAGATTACAAAGTCTCTCAACATCACCCTCCCACCACACGTCTTGCGGTCGCGCGACCCACGTGCCATATTGACTGCGCTCTTCGCCGCATGGCTACCACTGTCGACCGCCCTGCTGGTCTCAGTCACCGAGTATCTCCCATCGCCTACCAAAGCCCAAGCGGAGAGGATGCCCGAGATCATTGACACATCGGTGGGCGCCGACCATGTCGCCCCTGAAGTGCGAAAGGCCATCACCCACTTCGACACCTCCAAAGACGCGCCGGTTGTGGCCTACGTCAGTAAAATGTTCTCCGTCCCGGAAAGCGAACTACCACAGCACAAGCGAAGAGCAGGCGCGCTCACTGCCGAAGAGGCGCGTGATCTTGGACGCAAGAAGCGCGCAGAACTCGCCCGACAGCAGGCCATCGCCCATGGCGAGACTTCAGATCTGGGAAACAGTACAGACGCACTCAGCTCCACCGCCATCGGCGAAGACGAAGCCAATGCTGAAGAGGCAGCGCCTACGGATGAGAAGGCCGAGCACTTGATCGGTTTTGCCCGCATCTACTCCGGCACGCTCAGCGTCGGTGACGAGGTCTATGTGCTGGGCCCCAAGTTCTCTCCAGCGAACCCACACGCAGAGCCCGCGCCGAAGAAGGTTACCGTCACTGCGCTGTACCTCATGATGGGACGTGGCTTGGAGTCTCTGACTTCAGTGCCCGCCGGCGTGGTGTTTGGCATTGGTGGTCTCGAAGGACAAATGCTCAAGTCGGGAACGCTTTGCTCGCAGCTGCCAGGCTCTCTCAACCTGGCTGGTGTGACGATGGGCTCCGAGCCCATCGTCCGTGTCGCCTTGGAGCCGGAGAACCCTTACGATCTCGACAAGATGATCAACGGCTTGAAACTACTGGTGCAGTCTGATCCGTGTGCCGAGTACGAACAGCTGCCCAGCGGTGAGCACGTCGTCCTGACAGCGGGCGAGCTGCATCTTGAGCGATGTCTGAAGGACCTCGAAGAGCGCTTCGCCAAGTGCAAGATCCAAGCTGGCGAACCAATCGTCCCCTACCGAGAGTCGACTGTCGCCGCAGCCGAAATGAACCCTCCCAAGAATCCAGAACTCGGCCGTGGTGTGGTGGTGAGCGCAACAGCGAACAAGCAGCTATCGGTGCGTCTGCAGGTCCGCCCGCTGCCGCCCAGTGTTACGGAGTTCTTGAGCAAGAACGCTGGGTCGATCAAGAGGCTGAACTCTGAACGCAAGGCGCAAGAGACGCAGCACTCGGACGAGCAGACAGCCGCTGAGGTGGAGGGCGCTGAGCAGGACGGTATGCAGGAGGCCGAGCAGCGCGAGATGGGTCAGACGCTCAGCCCAGTGGAGTTCAAGAAACAGCTCAAGGACGCTTTTGCTGAAGCCAAGAAAGAGCGGGAGATCTGGACAGAAGACGTGATTGACAAAATCACTGCGTTTGGACCGCGCAACAGAGGGCCAAACATGCTGATTGACACCACCAGCGCAGGCATCTGTGGCAAAGC TCTTGTCGATACCGCCGATACCGACGACACAACAGAGCGCGCGTCCACTGCGCGCTCCTTCGCCTCAACCATCATCTATGCCTTCCAGCTCGCCACGGCACAAGGTCCCTGCTGCGCTGAGCCCGTCCAAGGCCTCGCCGTCTTCCTGCAGGACGTGACCCTCGACGAGTCCACAGCCGAGACCGACCACCACCGCCTCACGGGCGAAGTCATCAAAGCCGTGCGCTCAGCCATCCACGCTGGCTTCCTCGACTGGTCCCCACGCATGCTACTCGCCATGTACTCCTGCGAGATCCAAGCTTCAACCGACGTACTCGGACGCGTCTACGCCGTGCTAACCCGACGCCGCGGCACCATCCTCTCCGAAACCATGTCCTCGTCCGCCGCCTCGACAACCGGCAACCAAACCTTCACCATCAGCGCGCTCCTCCCTGTCGCCGAGTCCTTTGGCTTTTCTGACGAAATCCGCAAGCGCTCCTCCGGCTCCGCATCCCCACAGCTGCGCTTCGCCGGCTTCGAAATGCTCGACGAAGACCCCTTCTGGGTTCCCTTCACCGAGGACGAACTCGAGGACTTGGGTGAGCTTGCGGATCGCGAGAATGTCGCCAAGCGCTATGTCGATCGCGTGAGGCGCAGGAAGGGTCTGCTCGTCAAAGAAGTCAAGGTCGAGGCTGAGAAGCAGAAGACGCTTAAGCGGTGA
- a CDS encoding NAD(+) kinase, which yields MAKDYIDPNALAATDSAAVFVNENSVDDQDTKRSSSINSHEDPLEVIFEGGSIHRRKASLAPPLQPLGKMSARPSNHRRDTSCIVHALLAKHDGVPAEHLSASYEGLAQERLMDKDPHSQAEETQHSRLLTKKQISDMAFGIRELSKKLAQIRLKLHVKNIFVLGKAHDESLIKNTRETADWLLMKDPGYNVYVEHTLEDNKIFDAKGLLAKSPSNEGRLRFWTDELCEQKPQTFDIVLALGGDGTVLYSSWLFQRVVPPVLAFSLGSLGFLTKFDYDLYPQTLSRAFEEGITVNLRLRFEATVMRSQTRDGEGQSDLVEQLIGEEAEDHHTHRPDGTYNILNEVVVDRGPNPTMSSIELFGDDEHFTTVQADGICVSTPTGSTAYNLAAGGSLCHPDNPVILVTAICAHTLSFRPIILPDTIVLRCGVPYDARSSSWASFDGRERVELKPGDYVTISASRFPFPCVLPTNRRKTDWINSISRTLQWNSRDKPKAFKEWKE from the exons ATGGCAAAGGACTACATTGACCCGAATGCGCTCGCCGCTACCGACTCCGCTGCGGTGTTTGTGAACGAG AACTCAGTAGACGACCAAGACACCAAGAGATCCAGTAGCATAAATAGTCACGAGGATCCGCTTGAG GTCATTTTCGAAGGCGGCAGCATACACCGCCGCAAAGCCTCACTCGCGCCTCCCTTACAACCATTGGGCAAGATGAGCGCACGCCCCAGCAACCACCGCCGCGACACATCCTGCATAGTGCACGCACTACTCGCGAAGCACGATGGTGTTCCCGCAGAGCACCTTTCTGCGTCTTATGAAGGCCTCGCACAAGAGCGTCTCATGGACAAAGACCCGCACTCGCAGGCTGAAGAGACACAACACTCTCGACTGTTGACTAAAAAGCAAATCTCAGATATGGCATTTGGAATCAGAGAGCTGTCCAAGAAACTGGCGCAGATCCGGTTGAAGCTGCACGTCAAGAATATCTTCGTTTTGGGAAAGGCGCACGACGAAAGCCTCATCAAAAACACGCGGGAGACCGCCGATTGGCTTCTAATGAAAGATCCTGGATACAATGTGTATGTTGAGCATACACTGGAGGACAACAAGATCTTTGACGCCAAAGGCTTACTCGCGAAGAGCCCATCTAATGAGGGGAGACTGAGGTTCTGGACGGATGAGCTGTGCGAACAGAAGCCGCAGACCTTCGATATCGTGCTCGCG CTTGGTGGCGATGGCACAGTGCTCTACTCATCATGGCTATTCCAGCGTGTAGTGCCGCCCGTTCTAGCATTTTCCCTCGGATCACTCGGTTTCCTCACCAAGTTCGACTATGATCTCTATCCACAGACCCTGTCCCGTGCTTTCGAGGAAGGAATAACTGTCAACCTTCGTCTACGCTTCGAAGCGACCGTCATGCGATCACAAACCCGCGATGGTGAAGGCCAATCTGATCTGGTAGAACAGCTGATTGGAGAAGAGGCCGAAGATCATCACACACATCGTCCAGATGGGACATACAACATCCTGAACGAAGTGGTAGTAGATCGCGGTCCGAACCCAACGATGTCGTCGATTGAGCTCTTCGGCGACGACGAGCACTTTACGACTGTGCAGGCCGATGGTATATGTGTCTCAACGCCGACTGGCTCTACAGCATACAACCTCGCTGCAGGGGGCTCCCTTTGCCACCCGGATAATCCCGTCATCTTAGTCACGGCTATCTGCGCCCATACCCTTTCCTTCAGGCCCATTATTCTGCCAGACACCATAGTACTGCGCTGTGGGGTTCCATACGATGCACGATCAAGCTCTTGGGCCAGTTTCGATGGGAGAGAAAGGGTCGAGCTGAAGCCGGGCGATTATGTTACAATCAGCGCAAGCAGATTCCCATTTCCATGTGTACTACCCACGAATAGGAGGAAAACGGACTGGATCAACAGTATCTCGCGGACGTTGCAATGGAATAGTCGAGATAAACCCAAAGCGTTTAAAGAGTGGAAAGAGTAG